From one Streptomyces sp. CA-210063 genomic stretch:
- a CDS encoding carbohydrate ABC transporter permease: MEKPKPVTQAAKALALVAVVLLVCVPFLVIVSTSLASTDEVVANGGWVLWPTEPSLDAYRDILDGGIVTHALGVSAGVTLVGTLLSLACTVTLAYALSRPGVFGGKPVLLLILFTFLFPPGMIPSFLLVKELGLLDSYASLVLPVLVNVFNLVVLRGFFQGIPEELYEAARLDGAGDWRVLFSVVLPLSKAALAVVGLFYAVGYWNSWFYASLYLESDHWPLQQVLRTYVVAGSGLTDATTGEATVTAPQTVQMAVLVIATVPILLVYPFLQKYFTKGVLTGAIKS; the protein is encoded by the coding sequence CTGGAGAAGCCGAAGCCCGTCACCCAGGCGGCCAAGGCCCTGGCCCTCGTGGCCGTCGTCCTGCTGGTGTGCGTGCCGTTCCTCGTCATCGTGTCCACGTCCCTGGCCTCGACGGACGAGGTCGTGGCCAACGGCGGCTGGGTGCTGTGGCCGACCGAGCCGAGCCTGGACGCGTACCGCGACATCCTCGACGGCGGGATCGTCACCCACGCCCTCGGCGTCAGCGCCGGAGTCACCCTCGTGGGCACCCTGCTCAGCCTCGCCTGCACGGTGACCCTCGCCTACGCGCTCTCCCGCCCCGGCGTCTTCGGCGGCAAGCCGGTGCTGCTGCTCATCCTGTTCACCTTCCTCTTCCCGCCCGGCATGATCCCGAGCTTCCTGCTGGTCAAGGAGCTGGGCCTGCTGGACAGTTACGCCTCGCTGGTCCTGCCCGTCCTCGTGAACGTCTTCAACCTGGTCGTCCTGCGCGGCTTCTTCCAGGGCATCCCCGAGGAGCTGTACGAGGCCGCGCGGCTCGACGGGGCGGGGGACTGGCGGGTGCTCTTCTCGGTCGTACTGCCCCTGTCCAAGGCCGCGCTCGCCGTCGTCGGACTGTTCTACGCGGTGGGGTACTGGAACTCCTGGTTCTACGCCTCGCTGTACCTGGAGAGCGACCACTGGCCCCTCCAACAGGTCCTCCGCACCTATGTGGTGGCCGGCTCGGGCCTCACCGACGCGACGACCGGCGAGGCCACCGTCACCGCGCCGCAGACCGTGCAGATGGCGGTCCTGGTGATCGCCACCGTACCGATCCTGCTCGTCTACCCGTTCCTGCAGAAGTACTTCACGAAGGGCGTGCTCACCGGCGCCATCAAGAGCTGA